acattttcaaaattatgtTGGTATAATCCAaagcttgtttttaaaattgctcAGTCACGGGAGTTTTGTCGTTTACATTACACGGTTTTCTTGGCTGACTAGAAGTTTGTCCAAGTGGCTTTGCCGTACATGCTCCGCTGCAGACCTCgagattatttgtatttgttattttatttttttccttccccaaACAACTAACTCCACTACATTTTCCTCAGTTTGTACCGAACGGGCCTAATCCTCGTCACTGTACGTCCATCACGAATTTACGCAACTGAAACGTTATTCGTTGAATCTTCTCggcctagcctagcctagcttagcttagcttagcttagcttcgcttgctaacaaagagacgcgtttgGGATCAAAACTAAAAGTCGAGGAGAACTCAATTGTTCTTTTCACGCCATCTACGAGTCAGCAGTTTGCCCCAGAATCTCTAATACTAACACGGAAATGTTGGGCAACTAGATcctatcatctttatttgtcgaAGATGCTAATAACCCATGACGAGTATTTTCTGCATCCTTTTGTAGAATGTCTATCATGTTGAAAGCGATGTTCTCTCCTGAGGTCACAAATGAGCATATCTCTTACAATGCATAATTAACACGTTCTACTGTTTCCTCTTGTTGACCTtggtgccctttttttttgttccccattTGTTGAACCCCCAAATGTTAATCTTGATGTCATTGTTTCACATGTCCGATGATcacttgtttttcctcattccCTCCGACGTAGAGCGGAAAAGTGCGAAAATGTGCGCGAGGAGGACGGCGGAGTACGACGGGGAACTTCGGGGCccgaaagaggaggaggggccAAAAGGTCAACGACCGGACGCTGCGTTCGATCTGCGGCCTCGAATTGTGTTACGCAGAGCAGGTTGGCTTCGTTTCTCTCTCGCTCGTTTcggaaatacatttcaatttgaataattgaatcatattcattcatataaatatgtaatcaTATAATCTACTGTTTATTTACTGGCAATGTGTGACGTTACATCCAATATCCTACAAGaatttaatcaattattattatttttaaaatgcgttttatttaaatgacatgaattgttttgaattgttttctaatgcacaagaaaaaaactgtttttctttttctaaataacaatttattgatttttgtatTCGCAGTGAGCGGCAAACTGTATGTTCTTGTATCGAAACAGTTTCGCTGAGGCAAATTCAAACCCATCAAgtaaaatatacacaaatagaaataaattcAGCATTtcatgtcaatttaaaaaatcataagCCATTAATtcaaaaaaaggcagaaacaGCCTCCACGTTGTTCAACTTCCCTCGACGAGCTGGCGTGTGACATCACGCCGCACAGGTTCACGGCTGGgtctttatgaaaaaagaattcatatttgcatgttATCTAATACGCGCACGTCGTGATGCGACGCACAAACTTTGAGTTTGAAGTGCGTAGATGAGATCATATGTGAAGGAAACGACGAGGATGTCAGCTTTTTTGCTTACCTGCAATGATTTTCGAACTACTGCAGGGGTCGCTATTattgcaagtttaaaaaaaaaacgaaaaccctatttacatgacttgttcatttattgtgtatacttgtgtactgtgtactgtatccatccagccatccattttccatgagacaggtctggactgcaggcaggccagtcgagtacccgcactcttttacgacgaagccacgctgttgtaacacgtgcagaatgtgttttggcgttgtcttgctgaaataagcaggggcgtccatgaaaaagacgttgcttggatggcagcatatgtttctccaaaacctgtatgtacctttcagcataaatggtgccttcacagacgtgtaagttacccatgccattggcactaacacagccccgtaccatcacagatgctggcttttgaactttgcgtccataacagtccggagggttcttttcctttttggcccggaggacacgacgtccacaatttccaaaaacaattacaaatgtggactcgtcggaccacagaacacttttccactcttgcatcagtccatcttagatgagctcgggtccagagaaactgccggcgtttctgggtgttgttgataaatggcttttgctttgcatagtagagttttaatttgtacttccggatgtagcgccgaactgtatttactgacattggttttctgaagtgttcctgagcccatgtggtgatatcctttacacattgatgtcggtttttgatgcagagccgcctgagggatcgaaggtcacgggcattcaatgtcggttttcggccttgccgcttacaagcggtgatttctccagagtctctgaaccttttgatgacattatggaccgtagaggatgaaatccctaaattcctggcaattgtacgttgaggaacattgtccttaaacagttggactattttctcacgcacttgttcacaaagaggtgaacctcgccccatctttgcttgtgaatggctgagcaattcaattgagggaagctccttttctacccaatcatggcccccacctgttcccaattggcttgtccacctgtgggatgttccaaacaggtgtttgatgagcattccccaactttctccgtctttttttcccacctgtcccagcttttttggaacgtcttgcaaccataaaattctaagttaatgactatttgctaaagacaataaagtttatcagattaaatatcttgtctttgtagtgtattcaattcaatcattgtattctgttttgatttctgttcaacacaacgtcccaactgcattggaattggggttgtaaattaaatataaatatggttAATgccatgcttactctaactttggACGGTTGctgtccagagtttgagtcagtttgacttttttttcttctttctaacttaccgtattttcacgactataaggcgcacttagaagtcttcaattttctccaaaacggACGGGGGCGCCtcataatgcggcgcgccttatgtgtgcaccgagttccaaaatctttaaatgttgttgtgtgactttcatgagcgctccgcttgaccgactgggagcatttcctgccgacacgctgcttatataggggaaggcggacgtgactgaggaccgcatgcggacgttaaaggggggagggtgcgcgtgaaggaggaggcgaaaggcacgcccccagtcgGTATACAGCGaacggtatgtgcatcggtttggctaaggacccccgaaaatgccTCCTACggagagacacgcttacgaagcacagtttaaactgcaagctatcggttacgcggaggaacgtgGGAAATCGAGCAgtcgcgagagaattcaagatcaacgaatgcACGGTTCGCAagcggaggaagcaggaaaacgagcttcggcAAGTCAAggagacgaagctgagtttccgcggaagcAAGGCGAGGTggtccgagttggaagaccaactcgagcaatggattcatgagcaaagaacagccgggagaagcgtctctacagtcaccgttcgactgagggcaataaccaCGTGTTATTCCCAATAAACCAAAaccctggagaaaaaaaaaataattctctcTCTGGAGGATGAGCATTTGAAGACAGAAGAGAGATGACAGAAAACTACACTGCAGACTTACGTAATTCCGGATGGCATCGCCCTTCTCTGGGACTCCAATTCACAAGAGTTTACAATATCCACCAGCAACAGTAATCAGGTTCTCAAAATGACCTCAGCTCTGGAATTATGGTTGTAGAGACAATGGCATGTTCTCAGTCTGGTAAGGAGTCTCCACCGAAGGTCTCTTTCCATCTGGGTCACGGCACCGTTTGATGAAGAAACTCCCAGCAATAATTCATAATCCAACAATGAGTCTGCTGCGAGGCTGCAAATTTCATGAAAGCGAGCTGACCAAACGTGGACGAGGTCACGTAGCGGCCACATTGGTGGGGGCAACGTACCCATCGAAGGCAATGCatgtatattgaaaataaatcgtAACTTTCTCATTTCTCAAGCAGTTTTCATGAGGTATACTTTTTTTGTCACGGTCGGAGCAGGTGCtattaatgcaaaacatttgaaGTGTGCCCAAAATATTTACTCTTACCTATGAacccttttcgaggattgtagaaataacacGAAGGAACAAACTTTTTGTGAAAATGATATGAAAGAAAACTATAATTGTTCCTGTTTGTTGAACATaaaagaacagtccagttgccaggATGCAGCCTTTGCAGATGACCCCGACCTGGTTGACTGAGTCAGAATCGacgcagaaaataaaaaaatatacctgttttgaaatgaaccttattttctttttttctaagtAGGAAGGGTTCCATGAATGCATGTATGAAAGCTGCGGGGTTCCATACCTACACGGTTAAAACCACTGCTGTATGCagtattttgaaatgaatatatacatatatatttaaacattttgccATATTGCAAAAGTCTTTCCATGAGTAACCAAggataggtgaatttgcaattCCATACCATTAAAGTAAGATGAGAATTGACTTGACCAAACTATGTGTTTGTCatcttgtgtcttgcagacatcagtgGAAGTCTTTGTACTAAgcggcaggagccagagccccctcgcattaaagaggaagtggaggaggaggacatcACCAAGTTGCCATCCACTGGTGTCGCTTTGAAGATGGAAGCTGAAAGTCAGATTGAGGAGAGCAGAgaggcggagcctccaagcagcagctcaagtccacacatgacaacagagggtgatggagaccactgtggaggatcacgaGCAGACGGCCTCATAGCGCCATTATCAGATAGTGATGACCTGACGTCACACTCTTCTGACTATGATGAGGATGCACAGTCTGAaagtgatatgacatgtcacactgacaagAAACAATGGgtatgttctcagtgtgggaaaacatttgcttatCATAGCCGTTTGAAACGacacaaaagaacacacacgggcgagaaaccttttacctgctcaATTTGTAGTAAACGATTTTCTCAGAAGGAACACTTAAGAAGTCACACAAGTactcacactggtgagaaaccgcTCGCCTGCTCAGTCTGCGGTCAAAGGTTTTCTCATAAGGGAAGcctgaaaatacacacaagcacCCATACTGGACAGAAACCTTttccctgctcagtttgtagtcaaagattcactcagaagggagacttaaaaaaacacacaagaacccacactggagagaaaccctttttctgctcagtttgtgggcaaagattCTCTGTAAAAGGAaccttaaacacacacacaagaacgcacactggagagaaaccttttgcctgctcagtttgtggccaaagattctctcataaGGGAaccattaaaatacacacaagaacccatactggagagaaaccttttgcctgctcagtttgtgggcaaagattCTCTCATAGGGGAAGCCTaagaatacacacaagaacccacactggagagaaaccttttgcctgcgcagtttgtggtcaaagattctctgtaaaggaaagcttaaaaagacacacaagagcacacactggagagaaaccgtttgcctgctcagtttgtagtcAAAGATTCTCCTTAAAGGCAAACTTGAAAACACACATCAGAATTCACAGGTGAGAAACCTTGGAGAGTCTCCATGAAGGgaagtttaaaaatacacacaagagtCCACGCTGGTGATCAACCCGTTTCCTGCTCGGTTTCGTTGTAAAAGtttcactcagaagggaagcTTAAAAGCATATAAGCAGAAAAGTGTATATAAGGATTTCATGTTTCCAACATCCTTGGCGTTATAGACGATGgctatgattttttttgatgTTGTCTTCATGTGGCTTCCAATAAAGCTTGGTATCAATAATCACtccaaaaaatgtattcttatacGATATACTCTTTATATATAATCGGAATCATTTCGGGCGTAATACAGACCCTTGGGGAACCCcataagtagactttacactgatccgAGGGGCCTGATCAGTATCGGCCCATAATTAGCATTACAGATGTATGTGAATGGTTGGACTATGTGCTCTGAAAGACTTTTTTGCTCATATGATATCAAAATCATAGCAATCAATTTATATTGTATCATATTGTAGCtagaatatttttctttttttccgacTGTAAAGTGCATATGTGATCCTGAATAAATGACGCCTCTTGAAAAGGCGAAAGTAACTCAATTGTCTTGTCtatcaaatatatttgagaaagaCCAGGACCTTctttgcaaaacaaacattcgcCCACTAATATTGGAAGCAGATGTGAAAAGTAGAAATTGTGGAACTGCTTTGTCAGGCGAAATTTTTTGATTGCCGCTTAACCAGCTTGCAGGTCAGCAGCAGCTGGACCTGGATGAATAATGAGCGTCCTCATTCCACTTCCGTGTCTgtattctccatccatccatccatccattttctaccgcttatccgaggtcgggttgcgggggcagtagctttagcagggacgcccagactttcttctccccagccacttcatccagctcttccagggggggtcccgaggcgttcccaggccagccgagagacgtagtctctccagcgtgtcctgggtcgtgcccggggtctcctcccggtgggacgtgcccggatcgcctcaccggggaggcgtccgggaggcatccgaatcagatgccccagcctcctcatctggctcctctcgatgtggaggaccagcaactctactctgagatcctcccggatgtccgagcttctcaccctctctctaagggagagcccggacaccctgggggaggaaactcatttcggccgtttgcatccgggatctcgttatttgggtcacgacccacagctcgtgaccagaggtgagggtaggaacgtagatggaccggtaaattgagagcttcgcctttcggcttaactccttctttaccacaacggatcgatacaaagtctgcatcactgcagacctggagaaggcacgccacccttttctgactcaggaccatggtctcagatttggaggtgcttattctcaccccagccgcttcacactctgctgcgaactgcgccagtgagagttggagatcacaaaacacatgtacactggttgggcgaactcccatgcatcctcaaggaccctgccgagggtgcaGAGTGTaagccacactgctcctcctgcatctgagattcgacttcccgacggaccctcctctcccgCACCCcttaatagaccttaccagggaggctgaggagtgtgatccccctgtagttggaacacacccgccggtcccccttcttaaaaagggggaccaccaccccagtctgccaatccagaggcactggattggttcaaatcacatttcatgctgcttggagtcaaatcatgacaaacagttctcaaaatcttgCAGCTGCGCTTGTAAAAGTgccacactgacacagacatcaaggcctgcatttggaatatttctgcagagttcgtgaaatatcaaaatagGGATTTATCCTTGGTTGACTGcgaaccaagatttcgaggggacctgctcaTTACTTTGGGTCCACTAGGCGTCTTCTTGGGGGAGTCTCATACCAGGGCAGCCTGGAAGAATGCAGCCCATCACGTGGGTGGGAGGTTCTGGCAAATGGGTCTGAGTCCCTACACCCGTGTTGAACCCAACtgaacctgtgcaggtgctttgagtttagcaGATGATTAGTGTGTCAAACTCGAGTTTTGTGGCCTGCacaatttgggctgatttcttcacaggcCTGTCATTTTTTGAAATTCCTGATCTCGTGTGTTTTAGGAGCTGGAAGTCCaaattatgtcaaaataaacaaataaatacttgaaattgttgaaattgtggaCCCTGAAtgtataatctatgaaagttaaactttttgaatggaattatagaaagaaataaacttttccataatattcacattttttgggaaggagtctatatatatatgtatatgtgtgtgtgtgtgtgtgtagcctttattattattcattttgaatcTTAACTTTTATCAAGAacttaaaagtgtcaatttgacAACATTCTCCTATTTCCAGAGCTCGATAAAGTCTTTCAAATCCTTTTTAAGGATTTTCaaacaagtgaatcatctcaacacttGTACTGGAATTAATAGGAatattaattatccatccattcattttctgagccgcttctggagcctatcccagctatcatcggacacccagatgaggtggctggggcatctgattcggatgcctcccggacgcctccccggtgaggtgttccgggcacgtcccaccgggaggagaccccggggacgacccaggacacgccggagagactacgtccttcggctggcccgggaagagctggatgaagtggctggggagagggaagtctgggcgtccctgctaaagctactttccccacgacccgacctcggataagcggtagaaaatggatggatggttgataGAATTCACTGTCAAGGGAATACATGCAAATCAtccgcctttcggcgaaatttgcCGTTTTCAACTCAAAATCGGCCATTTCTGTGAATCGTACAGATCCGATGAGTTcttctgggggtgggggggttggcgCTGTCGTCATAGACCGTTTTGTACTCTTCCGGCGCTGCTTTCAGGTtctgcctgtgcgctcgggaccggCTTTgggtaagtcacaggagttgacgagactaGAAAAAACTCTTCCGCCGTTCTTCCGTTGTACTTcggctgttaagaagtaacggtacttttactccattacagtAATCTACCGTATTttcgacacgctgcttatacagaggaatagcggacgtggctgaggacagcatgcggacgtaaagggggaaggaggacgctaaaggcgcACCCCCCCGTAAAGTATATAGCggcggtatgtgcattgtgcaaaacatcggtttggctaaggacccccgaaaacggcacctacgaagagacacgcttacgcaGCACAGttgaaactgcaagctatcagttacgcggaggaacgtgggaatcgagcagccgcgagagaattcaagatcaacgcaTCCACGGTTCGCCAGCGGAGTAAGCAGGAAACCGAGGTTCGccgagtcaagaagacgaagctgagtttccgcggaaacaaggcgaggtggtccGAGTTGggagaccaactcgagcaatggattcgtgagcaaagaacagccgggagaagcgtcacTACAGTCACcgttcgactgagggcaataacgctcgcagaagaaatgaaaatcgaacattttcaaggaggtccgtctcggtgcttttgttttatggaaCGCcgccatgcatgcatgctaccgtatggtttaagctagcgtatgttttaccacgcctgcgcccaataatgttTCACGCTCTGTTGGCTTAAATGAAATATCACGTGAAGGAGGCTGGGGGATTAtctatttttatgttttgccCTTCGTTACGTCTCTAAACGAGGTACACTGTGCTTTCAAAGAAAACTTCAGGAGTTGAGGGCATCGCAAAAGTGTTAAACAAATTGCTACATTTCTAAATTGCTCGAATGTTGATGATTGAACATGCTAACGTTTgtgcatatccatccatccattcttaatcccgtttatcctgttcagggtcgcagggtgcgGGATCCTATCCCGGTTGAAGTTGGGGCGAAAGGCcgactacgccctgaaccggtcgccagccaatcgcagggcgcatacaaacaaacaaccattcgcactcacattcacacctacgggcaatttagagacgtcaatgaacctagcacgcatgtttttgggatgtgggaggaaaccggagttcccggagagaACGGGGCCGGCatttgaagcccggtcctcagaaccgtgctCACCGGtcctccactgtgccgccccaaTATTGCTTACTCCACGATTCCTGGTCCAAAACAacatcaaatgcatttttttatttccaggttTCGTGAAACTTGTGTTAGCGGTTGACTCCCGTTGGGCGGTCTGTCAATCACTCCCAGTGCACCTTACAGGAAACAAGgcctgtgtgtgttgttgttttttaaaaatctgacattAAAAACGGCTTCACCGATGGGTGAAGctgacaaaaaccttctccccATTGGAAAATCAAACCCAAGTCTGCGCAGACAGCGTGAAGAGTTCAGCGAAACAGCCCGAAACCCAACCCCCCGCGTGAGAGACGAATGCCGGAATCTTGGCCGAGTGTTTGGCGAAAGTGGAGCTTGTATCTGTGTGAGGGTTATAATCTAATGTGTCGTGAGCGCTTGCTGCAGGGGAAAataaattgtggaaaaatgtattttttttttggggaggattGGTGATTAACTAGTGTGAGTAATATTttagtagtttttttgtttttgttttgttgaagttTGCATTTGACATTATGGCATTATCACTTTTTAATGTGGGGGGAAATGGCTTTCATAAACAAGCAAGTTGAGTCACCATCAATGTTTTAAGAGGTGTATTTTATTAAGAATCACAAATACACTTTACAATACAGCCCTGTGGGGCGCACAAGCATAACCGATCCATACCGgattaacaacgtccgccaccggcatgttgaaattatttgaccatggtgtagatggggaAGCAAAATGGAGTAgggtttattttaaaggaagcatTAGCTAAGAATGtgctcagaagaagtgggacactgagaagaccaaggagaggagaaaggaatacattgagctgcgacgtagggcaaagacCAAAGAAGGGGCACATGAGGACATGTacgccaggttggacactaaagaaggagaaaaggatcgatacaggctggccagacagagcgatagagatgggaaggatgtgcagcaggttagggtggttaaggatagagatggaactgCGACAGAAGAGGCAAGTGAAGaataatggaggaaaagtgtgctggtgcccaatTTCAAGAAGAATGGTGATGTGCAGATCATATCAAAAAGAATTCCTTTTTGTGGGATGACGTGCCCGTCTTTCCTCAAGGAGACACTTCACCGTCGATTTTTTTACAACAAGCTTCCCAAACCTTCTAGAACAATGGAATCAGTGCCTATGTTCACCCCATTAACTCGCCCCTTGAAAGTGTTTTGGGAACACTGCTAATTCTCAACATTTGCACACGGGAGACTTTCAGAAAATATAGGGACAAGGAGAAAACAAAAGCTGGGACACAGAATACAGATTCGATTTTTGTCAGTCAGTAACatagtaattacatttttttttttttttttttttttttaaattgtgattctcaccagcacacttgtgtcttAACCCGATCATCTCAGAGAAtcctgagcaggaaaaaggtttctcaacagtgtgcgttcttgtgtctttttaaatttgtcttctgagtgaatgtttttccacaaactctgcagggaaaaggtttctcaccagtgtgcgttcttgtgtgcatTGTTAAGTTGTTCTTACCAGAGAAtcgttgaccacaaactgagcaggcaaaaggtttctcaccagtgtgcgttcttgtgtgtctttttaaatttgtctgctgaatgaatgttttaccacaaactgtgcaggaaaacggtttctcaccagtgtgcgttcttgtgtgcatTGTTAAGTTTTTCTTACCAGAGAATCGTTGACCACAaaatgagcaggcaaaaggtttctcaccagtgtgcgttcttgtgtgtctttttaaatctgtattctgaatgaatgttttaccacaaacttTGCAGGAAaacggtttctcaccagtgtgggttcttgtgtgtattttcaactttcccttttcagagaatttTTGACCGCAAaccgagcaggcaaaaggtttctcaccagtgtgtgttcttgtgtgtctttttaaatccGTCTTCTGAGtaaatgttttaccacaaactgtgcaggaaaaaggtttctcgccagtgtgggttcttgtgtgtcttttcaagTGTTCCTTcatagagaatctttggccacaatctgtgcagaaaaaaggtttctcaccagtgtgagtTCTTGTGTGTATCGTTAGGTTTTTCTT
The window above is part of the Phyllopteryx taeniolatus isolate TA_2022b unplaced genomic scaffold, UOR_Ptae_1.2 contig_34, whole genome shotgun sequence genome. Proteins encoded here:
- the LOC133473673 gene encoding gastrula zinc finger protein XlCGF52.1-like isoform X1, which codes for MLILMSLFHMSDDHLFFLIPSDVERKSAKMCARRTAEYDGELRGPKEEEGPKGQRPDAAFDLRPRIVLRRADISGSLCTKRQEPEPPRIKEEVEEEDITKLPSTGVALKMEAESQIEESREAEPPSSSSSPHMTTEGDGDHCGGSRADGLIAPLSDSDDLTSHSSDYDEDAQSESDMTCHTDKKQWVCSQCGKTFAYHSRLKRHKRTHTGEKPFTCSICSKRFSQKEHLRSHTSTHTGEKPLACSVCGQRFSHKGSLKIHTSTHTGQKPFPCSVCSQRFTQKGDLKKHTRTHTGEKPFFCSVCGQRFSVKGTLNTHTRTHTGEKPFACSVCGQRFSHKGTIKIHTRTHTGEKPFACSVCGQRFSHRGSLRIHTRTHTGEKPFACAVCGQRFSVKESLKRHTRAHTGEKPFACSVCSQRFSLKANLKTHIRIHR
- the LOC133473673 gene encoding gastrula zinc finger protein XlCGF52.1-like isoform X2 → MALFAQKERKSAKMCARRTAEYDGELRGPKEEEGPKGQRPDAAFDLRPRIVLRRADISGSLCTKRQEPEPPRIKEEVEEEDITKLPSTGVALKMEAESQIEESREAEPPSSSSSPHMTTEGDGDHCGGSRADGLIAPLSDSDDLTSHSSDYDEDAQSESDMTCHTDKKQWVCSQCGKTFAYHSRLKRHKRTHTGEKPFTCSICSKRFSQKEHLRSHTSTHTGEKPLACSVCGQRFSHKGSLKIHTSTHTGQKPFPCSVCSQRFTQKGDLKKHTRTHTGEKPFFCSVCGQRFSVKGTLNTHTRTHTGEKPFACSVCGQRFSHKGTIKIHTRTHTGEKPFACSVCGQRFSHRGSLRIHTRTHTGEKPFACAVCGQRFSVKESLKRHTRAHTGEKPFACSVCSQRFSLKANLKTHIRIHR
- the LOC133473673 gene encoding gastrula zinc finger protein XlCGF52.1-like isoform X3 is translated as MCARRTAEYDGELRGPKEEEGPKGQRPDAAFDLRPRIVLRRADISGSLCTKRQEPEPPRIKEEVEEEDITKLPSTGVALKMEAESQIEESREAEPPSSSSSPHMTTEGDGDHCGGSRADGLIAPLSDSDDLTSHSSDYDEDAQSESDMTCHTDKKQWVCSQCGKTFAYHSRLKRHKRTHTGEKPFTCSICSKRFSQKEHLRSHTSTHTGEKPLACSVCGQRFSHKGSLKIHTSTHTGQKPFPCSVCSQRFTQKGDLKKHTRTHTGEKPFFCSVCGQRFSVKGTLNTHTRTHTGEKPFACSVCGQRFSHKGTIKIHTRTHTGEKPFACSVCGQRFSHRGSLRIHTRTHTGEKPFACAVCGQRFSVKESLKRHTRAHTGEKPFACSVCSQRFSLKANLKTHIRIHR